Below is a genomic region from Acidimicrobiia bacterium.
GACCGTTGAAATAACCGCTGCCCGAAAAGGCGCCAACTATCTGCTGACCGTCAACGGAGAGGCCTACCAGATAACCCCAACCAGCAGGTAAGGGTAAGAGTTCAACTGCAGCAAGCGTGGCCGTTTTCTTCGGGTTCGATGTCGATGTTGTCAAACTGCTCGTTGTCGCCGGTTTTTACGTACCATTCCCAGCGAGTTTCGTCGGGGCCATGAATCCAGGTTTCGGTTTTCTCGGCGTAGCAGCACAAAGCGCCGGCCACCCCGGTGGTAGTTAGATCAGACCCAGTGATTCGAGCTTCGGCGGTAGCCACTTCTTCGGCGGTTTCCACTTCAACGCCTAAATGGTTGATGGTGCCGCCGCCGGTGGGATCTTCGAAAAGCACCAGCTTCAATGGCGGGTCGGCAATAGAAAAGTTGGCGTAGCCGGGCCGCACCTTGGTGGGTGGAGTGGCGAATAAGCGGGAGTAGAAGTCAATGGATTCTTCTAGGTTGCTGACATCGATGGCTAATTGTAAGCGTCCCATGAGGG
It encodes:
- a CDS encoding glyoxalase/bleomycin resistance/extradiol dioxygenase family protein encodes the protein MGRLQLAIDVSNLEESIDFYSRLFATPPTKVRPGYANFSIADPPLKLVLFEDPTGGGTINHLGVEVETAEEVATAEARITGSDLTTTGVAGALCCYAEKTETWIHGPDETRWEWYVKTGDNEQFDNIDIEPEENGHACCS